gttttaatttggTATCTTATTTAGGAGCAGATATTAAGGagcttttaagaaaatttgtttcagACAATTGCAAGATTTGTCGGAGATGTTGAAAATTCTTCCGAAACAgcttaaaataatagaaacttACACGCAGTTTACAGATACATGAATATTGATGGTTTGcgcaaacatttattttacttatattgtTGCGTTACATAACATCTATTATAGTTTGGTATTTTTAAGCAATTTGTATGCATAATTTCAGTTTAGATCACATCATGCATTGTTTATTATCGCATTATCTCAACAAAGGCAGCTAAACGCATTACCTGAACAAACATTTAGCATAAATCCAGGCGGGAGGGGCGccggagggagagagagggggcAAGAGGAGGGGGTGGAGGGAGGGTGGAATTATATAATGGCAACAAAACGTAAACTCGGGTAAACTGTGCGGTGGattaataactaatattatttcCGTCGAGATCCGCTAAATGACAAAGTGTACACCGACGACACATCGTTACTAATCCGCGCCGTTATGCAAACGCGTCGCGGAATCTCgcaaatatgattttaatatccTCGCGAAACCCCGCGCCGGCCGCCACAGGACGCGTTTTGAATAGGAACACGACTCCCATTCCGCCGTAATGCCGCTCCTTTATTACCCCCGCGGAATGGAAAGGGATTTATCGTAAACTGCAAAATCGATGTATCGGCGCCGTATTGCGCGAGGCAGTTATTGAAATGTCGCTTCCAAAGGACCCGCTGCAGAATCCTGCACAAAATCCCTGTACAAATTCTAAGTTGCCCGATCGTATCGGACCGAATCGGCgaatgcaacaattttttttttctttcccaCAATGGGCCAAAGTTCGAATCTCCGCGCGGGGTCCGaaaaatcgattaatttttgcaatcgaTTGCAGCGGAGATCGAAGGCGTCATCGTGATAATAAACGGGCCGAACGTCTGGCCTAACAGCGGCACCATGATACCGGCCGGCTCGATGTCCAGCATGAGCTTGGGGTGCATTTCCGGATACGCGACTGAAGGCGTTCTCGAGCTAGACAGTAGCAGAATTCCGTGCGAATACGACGAGAAAGGAGATTACAACCAGGAGTCGTGCCTGTCGCGATGCAAACGCCACTACGTCAACAAGAAATGTGGCTGCTACCCGTCCTTCTTGTTCGCCACAAGTACGAGCCTGAAATCACGCTGATCGACGCTGACGACAGCACCATTAACGTTTCATTATGTTTCAGCTGCCGGTTTTCGCGAATGCACCATCGAGGATTTCATCTGTTTGAGCGATAATAATGGTGAGCAAGCTTCCGCCGGCTGTCGCCCGCGTGCGAACGTATCGCCGCTAACGTATGTAACTTTCGCCTTAATTATAACTGACCgcgattaatataatttgctttCATGAAATTGCGCGGTGATACAACAAGACCTTTTCAACGATTACATCGTTCACTTCGACGACGGGACAAACGACATTTCCAGCATGATTTGCGATTGCTCGCCGGAATGCGACTACTACATCTACAGCACCCAGTTTTCCAACGTGCCGCTACGTAATGTAACCGACGTCATGCTGGACGTGCATTACATGGGGCAAACTAGTTTCCGCTACAAAACGGATATAGTCATCACGCAAATGGACCTTCTCGGTAAGACTTCctctgcaatttttaaaaatgttccTTTTCTGTGCCGAGTGCCTTtcgtatatttttagtatataaaataacatgatAAATAAACTTCCGCGATGAAACCGCAGACGtactatttctatttcatGTCAATTGCTAATTTCTTGTCAATTTGCATGAATAAAGtttagaaaaacatttaacTTTATCaggtaaataatttgaaagaaagaaGTTACTTATTATGGAACAAAAATATCCCGTCTCTCGGTTCTAGAATGTCTAGAAATGTCGCCGttctaatattgaaaattaggtcttctttctttattttaaagaagatatcgaattatacttataaaatctTAAGATTTTTCGCTCCACGAGCATCAGAGAGTTTAATCGTGACCGCGTCGTACTTGTGAAATTTATAGAGACgagatgagagagagagagagagagagagaggtaaGAGAGCCGGAAACGGAAAAATGCTCGTGAATGCTTTATTCAAACTCGCTTTCGTGGTTTCACGGGGAACTTTAATTTGCGACGCCTTAATTATTTCCCTATCTCTATTAGCCGTGCCCGCGCGGCGGTTCTCTCGCGTAACGAGTCCCGCGAGATACGGTGAATTCACAGCGCTCTCATGCTTCTTACTCAAAATGTTTACGCCCCTTGTTTACGGCTATCTATCTTGAATATTATTCGCGATTTTATCGCAAAGTAGCCGAGTATCTACTCGCGCCCCGAGCactgtgtataaaatattgtcaagAGTGTGAGTTCAACATCGCGCCGTGGAAATTAAAGCTAACATGCAAATTGCACTTAACCCGACCCGCTCGTCGATTTCCCACATCATCCGCGGAACGTCATTTCGTATCCCATCTCTCCATCATCGAATGTTTTGCCACGATCACCATATTAATAACTCGACCGCTGCGAACGATTTGCATACCTTTTTGCAGTGTCTTTCGGCGGTATAATCGGCTTATTTCTGGGCGGCTCGTTACTCAGCGCCGCCGAAATCGTCTATTATCTGATGGTGGCGATGTTCACGTCCCTGCGCTCGCGGCAGAGGATCAAGAAGAAGCCGCGGCCGAGCTCCGCGACGGTCGTCCGCACGGCGGTGCTGCCCATCCTGGATTATGGTCCGGTGAAACCGCGCGCCAAGCAGATACCGATTTTCGCGAATTACGGCCCCGCGGAATCGAATTTGAACAGATATCGTGTTACCGCCGCGAAGATAACCCCCGTTGAGTCTTTCAACGGGCGAGGCCGCTTTTAGAGAGTCTCTATTATACGGGCCAAGCGGCAGGAAATTTGAGGAGATAAAATAAGAGAACCGGGGGAGATTCGTTCTTACTCCAAACCGATAGTTGTTATGTCAAAATGCGGATGTATTGCGCTCGCGCTGtctgtgtgcgtgtgtgctCTCGGCTAATGGAATTCTATTCTTGCCAAGTCCGAGAAACAGAATTTTCGAACAGGGCAACCAGATATTCGCATTCGGCGCTAAAC
This window of the Linepithema humile isolate Giens D197 chromosome 1, Lhum_UNIL_v1.0, whole genome shotgun sequence genome carries:
- the LOC105674299 gene encoding pickpocket protein 19-like codes for the protein MKSGPWKLRKLTKVARNAAMRIKPRGKKIRVKRFNIILQALHYFCTQTSLHGLRYVVDPDLHGIERFLWLVLFVIFCSTASKVIVQLADRFQVSHQWKEDAPTSINIESMSYETSNLPFPSVTLCPNDRVDWNRALELESRILPNDAKQADLKTFRKILGRLSMMSFGDFDELTFLKNQNVSIFSDINITEVLREVMPRCDDLLSECWWRNGDRNCCEIFEVQKTEYGFCYSFNSELSQTYRPDPLDSRPRKASGYGDWSGVRVTIHLGNITKPPDSTEIEGVIVIINGPNVWPNSGTMIPAGSMSSMSLGCISGYATEGVLELDSSRIPCEYDEKGDYNQESCLSRCKRHYVNKKCGCYPSFLFATTAGFRECTIEDFICLSDNNDLFNDYIVHFDDGTNDISSMICDCSPECDYYIYSTQFSNVPLRNVTDVMLDVHYMGQTSFRYKTDIVITQMDLLVSFGGIIGLFLGGSLLSAAEIVYYLMVAMFTSLRSRQRIKKKPRPSSATVVRTAVLPILDYGPVKPRAKQIPIFANYGPAESNLNRYRVTAAKITPVESFNGRGRF